AGGGCTCTTTCGCCCGAAACACATTGGCGGGCGTAAAAAAAGCTAAGAGTATTTTTCATCTTGAAATACCCTTAGCTTGTCAATTTTAGCGAGAACATTCGTTTCAGAATAGACGAATTTAAGCCTTCAGCAGCTTATTTCTCTTTCTCTGAATCATCCTCTGTTTCGGTTTCGGCGTCGTCTTCAGCAGCGGCAGTTTCCGCAGAATCTTCGACGGCTTCTTCTGTGGCGGCTTCCGATTCTGCAGTCGTTTCGGTTTCAGCTTCATCAGTAGTTGTCGCTTCTGAACTCTCTTCGAGACTTGCACTACGTTTTTTCGGTTTAATTCGATCACGTTCGCCTACAAACTCAATGATTGCCTGCTCGCCAGCATCACCGAGACGAACTGTTGCCAATCGGACAACTCGGGTGTAGCCGCCATTACGCTCAGCAAATCGCTCGGCAAGTTCGTCGAACAGGATATCGACTGCTTCGTTATCGCGAAGTTCAGAAAATGCCCGTCTTCGGTAGCTCAATGCAGGTGCG
The Gimesia aquarii DNA segment above includes these coding regions:
- a CDS encoding bL17 family ribosomal protein; its protein translation is MRHRMRGRKLGRNASHRKAMFKNMAASFIKTVRIDEDAENAPKVSGRITTTVQKAKELRPFIEKLITLAKKAQPHLEKAAQFATSADKNSSEWKSWRESEQWNEWNQAIAPALSYRRRAFSELRDNEAVDILFDELAERFAERNGGYTRVVRLATVRLGDAGEQAIIEFVGERDRIKPKKRSASLEESSEATTTDEAETETTAESEAATEEAVEDSAETAAAEDDAETETEDDSEKEK